Proteins encoded by one window of Panicum virgatum strain AP13 chromosome 7N, P.virgatum_v5, whole genome shotgun sequence:
- the LOC120683339 gene encoding B3 domain-containing protein Os02g0683500-like, which yields MEFASSLSRFSKEEDEEEEQEEEEEASPREIPFMTAAATATTGGAASSSSSPPAAPSASGSAALRSSEGAGASGGGGGSDDVEVIEKEHMFDKVVTPSDVGKLNRLVIPKQHAEKYFPLDAAANEKGLLLSFEDRAGKLWRFRYSYWNSSQSYVMTKGWSRFVKEKRLDAGDTVSFCRGAGEAARDRLFIDWKRRADSRDPHRMPRLPLPMAPVASPYGPWGGGAGGFFMPTAPPATLYEHHRFRQGLDFRNINAAAPARQLLFFGSAGMPPRASMPPPPPPQPPRNIMMVQPSPVVTAGLPMVLDSVPLVNSPTAAAKRVRLFGVNLDNPQPSGGESSQDTNALSLRMPGWQRPGPWRFLESPQHGAGVGATGGAESSAASSPSSSSSSKREAHSSLDLDL from the coding sequence ATGGAGTTCGCGAGCTCGTTGAGTAGGTTTTCCaaagaggaggacgaggaggaagagcaggaggaggaggaggaggcgtccCCGCGCGAGATCCCCTTCATGACAGCGGCAGCGACGGCCACCACTGGAGGggccgcctcctcgtcgtcaTCGCCTCCCGCGGCGCCGTCGGCGTCGGGCTCGGCTGCCCTCCGCTCCAGCGAAGGCGCCGGggcatccggcggcggcggcgggagcgacgACGTGGAGGTGATCGAGAAGGAGCACATGTTCGACAAGGTGGTGACGCCCAGCGACGTGGGGAAGCTCAACCGGCTGGTGATCCCGAAGCAGCACGCGGAGAAGTACTTCCCGCTGGACGCGGCGGCCAACGAGAAGGGCCTCCTGCTCAGCTTCGAGGACCGCGCCGGCAAGCTCTGGCGCTTCCGCTACTCCTACTGGAACAGCAGCCAGAGCTACGTCATGACCAAGGGCTGGAGCCGCTTCGTCAAGGAGAAGCGCCTCGACGCCGGGGACACCGTCTCCTTCTGCCGCGGCGCCGGGGAGGCCGCGCGGGACCGCCTCTTCATCGACTGGAAGCGCCGCGCCGACTCCCGCGACCCGCACCGCATGCCGCGCCTACCGCTCCCCATGGCGCCCGTCGCGTCACCGTACGGcccgtggggcggcggcgcaggcggcttcTTCATGCCgaccgcgccgcccgccacaCTCTACGAGCACCATCGCTTCCGCCAGGGCCTCGACTTCCGCAACatcaacgccgccgcgccggccaggcAGCTCCTCTTCTTCGGCTCCGCTGGCATGCCCCCGCGCGCGTccatgccaccgccgccgccgcctcaaccTCCGCGCAACATTATGATGGTGCAACCCAGCCCCGTGGTTACGGCGGGTCTGCCCATGGTTCTCGACTCAGTGCCGCTCGTCAACAGCCCGACGGCGGCTGCGAAGCGCGTGCGCCTGTTCGGAGTCAACCTCGACAACCCGCAACCGAGCGGCGGCGAATCAAGCCAAGACACCAACGCATTGTCGCTGAGGATGCCGGGATGGCAAAGGCCGGGGCCATGGAGGTTCCTCGAATCGCCTCAacacggcgccggcgtcggtgcAACTGGTGGGGCCGAGTCCtccgcagcctcgtcgccgtcgtcatcgtcgtcgtccaaGAGAGAAGCGCACTCGTCATTGGATCTCGATCTGTGA
- the LOC120681289 gene encoding secreted RxLR effector protein 161-like, whose translation MAEPREDHLTAVKHLLRYVEGTRDYGLVYPRRSRGELELIGFNDSNMAGDVDGRRSTTAVLFFLGACPISWQSMKQKVVALSTCETEYIAAAVACCQGVWLGRLLAELT comes from the coding sequence ATGGCGGAGCCGCGGGAGGATCACCTCACCGCGGTCAAGCATCTGCTCCGCTATGTGGAAGGGACGCGCGATTACGGGCTCGTCTACCcaaggaggagcagaggagagcTGGAACTGATTGGGTTCAACGACAGCAACATGGCGGGCGACGTTGACGGACGAAGGAGCACGACTGCTGTGCTTTTCTTCCTTGGAGCGTGCCCGATCTCTTGGCAATCGATGAAACAGAAGGTCGTTGCGCTGAGCACTTGCGAGACAGAGTAcattgcggcggcggtggcatgtTGCCAGGGAGTTTGGCTGGGGCGGCTGCTGGCAGAGCTCACCTGA